The following proteins are encoded in a genomic region of Desulfobacterales bacterium:
- a CDS encoding nitroreductase family protein gives MLISLLQKRRSIRKFQDKKVEPEKIETLIEAALRSPSGGAKNPWEFVVVTDKEILEKLSTAKEHGSALIKGASLGIVICADPGKQDIWIEDAAIASTIIHLTAASLELGSCWIQIRERMHKGNEPAESYITELLGLPKNLKVLSMVAIGYPAEEKPGHGKEELLYDRIHRNRYGKK, from the coding sequence ATGTTGATTTCATTGTTGCAAAAGAGAAGAAGCATCCGAAAATTTCAAGATAAAAAAGTGGAGCCTGAGAAGATTGAAACATTGATCGAAGCGGCGCTAAGGTCGCCTTCGGGCGGAGCAAAAAATCCTTGGGAATTTGTGGTGGTTACCGACAAGGAGATCCTGGAAAAACTCTCGACGGCAAAAGAGCATGGTTCCGCTCTTATAAAAGGCGCATCTCTGGGAATTGTTATCTGCGCGGACCCCGGCAAGCAGGACATCTGGATTGAGGATGCCGCCATTGCTTCTACCATTATTCATTTGACGGCAGCCTCTCTGGAGCTGGGAAGCTGCTGGATTCAGATTCGAGAAAGAATGCACAAGGGAAATGAGCCGGCCGAGTCTTATATTACGGAACTCCTGGGGCTGCCGAAAAATTTGAAAGTGCTTTCCATGGTGGCCATCGGCTACCCTGCTGAAGAAAAACCGGGGCACGGGAAAGAAGAACTGCTGTATGATAGAATCCACCGCAATCGTTATGGAAAAAAATAG
- a CDS encoding zinc-binding dehydrogenase, with protein sequence MKALYFEKHGKLDVIQYGDVPDPQPAPGQVLVRVQACALNHLDIWVRRGWPGLNLEMPHWCGADVAGEVAAVGKDVSGWKEGQRVIVDPGITTMEDDFTRRGEDSISPGYQILGEHVRGGAAEYVAVPAGNLVSLSDRIPFPEAAAPLLVTLTAWRMLVHRAKLRAGESVLIVGAGGGVNSMAIQIAKLAGATVFVVAGNKAKGERALELGADAVLDRSQVNWGKEIYKLTEKRGVDVVVDNVGKATLGISMQAVARNGRIVIVGNTSGAEAQIDIRFIFTKQIRIIGSTMGTHQDFRDITALLWSGRLKPVIDRVMPLSEGVKAYGMLEKGDQFGKIVLTP encoded by the coding sequence ATGAAAGCGCTCTATTTTGAAAAGCACGGCAAGCTCGACGTCATCCAATACGGCGATGTCCCCGACCCGCAACCGGCTCCTGGCCAGGTGCTCGTTCGGGTGCAAGCCTGCGCCCTCAACCACCTGGACATCTGGGTGCGCCGCGGCTGGCCCGGCCTTAATCTGGAGATGCCCCACTGGTGCGGTGCCGATGTGGCCGGCGAGGTGGCTGCTGTTGGTAAAGATGTTTCCGGCTGGAAAGAAGGCCAACGGGTTATCGTGGATCCCGGCATTACCACGATGGAAGACGACTTTACCCGCCGCGGCGAAGATTCCATCAGTCCCGGCTATCAGATTCTGGGGGAACATGTGCGCGGCGGCGCAGCCGAATATGTGGCGGTGCCGGCCGGCAATCTGGTCTCCCTCTCTGACAGGATTCCGTTTCCCGAGGCAGCGGCCCCCCTGCTGGTTACCCTCACCGCCTGGCGCATGCTGGTTCACCGCGCAAAATTACGCGCCGGGGAATCGGTTCTCATCGTCGGCGCCGGCGGCGGCGTAAACAGTATGGCCATTCAAATTGCCAAACTGGCCGGTGCCACCGTATTTGTGGTGGCCGGAAACAAGGCGAAAGGAGAGCGCGCCCTGGAGCTGGGAGCGGATGCGGTTCTGGACCGCTCCCAGGTCAACTGGGGCAAGGAAATTTATAAACTCACCGAAAAACGCGGGGTCGACGTTGTTGTGGACAATGTGGGCAAGGCGACTTTGGGCATCAGCATGCAGGCAGTTGCCCGCAACGGCCGCATCGTCATTGTCGGCAATACCAGCGGTGCGGAGGCCCAGATCGACATTCGCTTTATTTTCACCAAACAGATCCGCATCATCGGCAGCACCATGGGCACCCACCAGGATTTCAGGGACATCACCGCCCTGCTGTGGTCCGGCAGACTCAAACCGGTCATCGACCGGGTGATGCCCCTGAGTGAAGGCGTCAAGGCCTACGGAATGCTGGAAAAGGGTGACCAGTTCGGCAAGATCGTATTGACCCCCTGA
- a CDS encoding Ldh family oxidoreductase — MSLDRFKVPKEEEVRVSEAALRRVVTSIFEKLRVSSSDATEAAEALVTSDLRGVESHGVSNMFRIYVKDYQEGRLNSAPGWKVLRETAAIAVIDAERRLGIIMGPRAMRLAVEKAKRVGVGVVTVRNSGHFGAIGHHAMIAAEQDMVGVCTAGAGTPKVSVVPTFSAEPLFGTNPIAVAAPAQKEAPFLFDVATSAIAGNKIRLAVRTGAPLLPGWVADKQGNLLTEETPVQDRHQFHLLPLGGTREQGSHKGYGLMMTAEILASLLSGGLPNMLDDSAGSKAHFAAYDISAFTDLEGFKRDMDRMLQKLQNAKPVAGQERVLYPGLPEHEAIQERRSQGIPLHKEVIRWFENITKELNIPGLEILP; from the coding sequence ATGAGCCTGGATCGGTTTAAAGTTCCAAAGGAAGAAGAAGTAAGGGTGTCTGAAGCGGCGTTGCGACGGGTGGTGACATCGATTTTTGAAAAACTGAGAGTCTCTTCGTCCGATGCAACCGAAGCTGCGGAAGCCCTTGTGACGAGCGATTTGCGCGGGGTGGAATCGCACGGCGTTTCCAATATGTTCCGGATCTATGTCAAAGACTATCAGGAAGGCCGGCTGAATTCAGCACCCGGCTGGAAAGTGCTGCGGGAAACAGCCGCAATCGCCGTGATCGATGCCGAACGCCGCCTGGGCATCATCATGGGGCCCAGGGCCATGCGTCTGGCTGTGGAGAAAGCAAAGCGCGTCGGGGTCGGCGTGGTTACGGTCCGAAACAGCGGACATTTCGGCGCCATCGGTCACCATGCCATGATTGCCGCAGAGCAGGACATGGTGGGTGTTTGCACGGCGGGGGCCGGCACACCCAAGGTGAGCGTGGTGCCGACCTTTTCGGCCGAACCGTTGTTCGGCACCAATCCCATTGCTGTTGCCGCCCCGGCCCAAAAGGAGGCGCCGTTTCTTTTTGATGTGGCCACATCGGCAATCGCCGGAAATAAGATCCGGCTGGCGGTCAGGACCGGCGCACCCTTGCTGCCGGGGTGGGTTGCGGACAAACAGGGAAATCTCCTTACGGAAGAGACGCCGGTTCAAGATCGCCATCAGTTCCACCTGCTGCCGTTGGGGGGGACCCGGGAGCAGGGGTCGCACAAAGGGTACGGGTTAATGATGACGGCGGAGATCCTTGCCTCGTTGCTGTCCGGAGGACTCCCGAACATGCTGGACGACAGCGCCGGTTCCAAGGCCCATTTCGCGGCATATGATATATCCGCTTTTACGGATCTCGAGGGTTTTAAAAGAGACATGGACCGGATGCTTCAAAAACTGCAAAATGCGAAACCGGTTGCAGGCCAGGAGCGCGTTCTATACCCCGGACTTCCCGAACACGAAGCGATTCAGGAGCGCCGCAGCCAGGGTATTCCGCTTCATAAGGAAGTGATCCGGTGGTTTGAGAATATCACCAAAGAATTGAATATCCCGGGGCTTGAAATCTTGCCATAA
- a CDS encoding OmpA family protein produces the protein MRRMNSLVGCVIIALGWSVLTSCAIFSKPPQPIEPPAPFEEAISALAGDLLARIKADRPDSTGKDKIHVMLIPFADADTDEVPQVSRQIETIFITEGSQKFKGFELARLTSKNISQIDYIISGTLRMDLYPGKHDEKVQKYYRAHGEVTRLKDKKIIGKSSRWIADLDINVVPTPIYRDSPLYLKGSRLPTPDKTPQILRDENFIDTSLETTAILIEGRMAYENGNYEGAESLFRMAAGRKDGQRMDTYAGLYLANYKLGRLEEAEKAFSRLVAISAEKYRSFTVKYLFGVNSVEFLKDKTLADRYQTWIRNIGKYFHQTNTCLKIVGHSSRTGSEEYNDKLSLERAKSVQALLQKYFPEVFQRSEIVGKGFSENIVGTGTDDDSDALDRRVELFVVECK, from the coding sequence ATGCGCCGCATGAATTCATTGGTGGGATGTGTCATCATTGCATTGGGATGGTCTGTGCTGACATCATGCGCCATCTTCTCAAAACCGCCGCAGCCGATTGAGCCGCCTGCTCCCTTCGAAGAAGCGATTTCGGCTCTGGCAGGTGATCTGCTGGCCCGGATCAAGGCAGACCGGCCGGATTCAACTGGTAAAGACAAAATCCATGTCATGCTCATACCCTTTGCCGATGCTGACACCGATGAGGTGCCGCAAGTCAGCCGGCAGATCGAAACCATCTTTATCACCGAAGGCTCGCAAAAATTTAAAGGTTTCGAGTTGGCCCGGCTCACCTCCAAAAACATCAGCCAGATCGATTACATTATAAGCGGAACTCTCCGGATGGATCTTTACCCGGGTAAACATGACGAAAAAGTCCAAAAATATTATCGCGCTCACGGCGAGGTCACGCGATTAAAGGACAAAAAAATTATCGGAAAATCAAGCCGCTGGATCGCTGATCTTGACATCAACGTAGTGCCGACACCCATATATCGCGACAGTCCTCTCTATTTAAAGGGAAGCCGTTTGCCCACACCTGATAAAACCCCGCAAATCCTCCGGGATGAAAATTTTATCGATACCTCACTTGAAACGACGGCCATCCTAATAGAAGGACGCATGGCCTATGAAAACGGCAATTACGAAGGGGCTGAATCATTATTCCGGATGGCGGCCGGACGAAAAGACGGCCAGCGTATGGACACCTATGCCGGTTTATACCTTGCGAATTATAAATTGGGCCGTTTGGAAGAAGCGGAAAAGGCGTTTAGCAGACTGGTTGCCATCAGCGCTGAAAAATATCGCAGTTTTACCGTCAAGTATTTGTTCGGCGTCAATTCCGTTGAATTCCTGAAGGATAAAACCCTGGCAGACAGATATCAAACCTGGATCCGCAATATCGGAAAATATTTTCATCAAACGAACACTTGCCTGAAAATTGTCGGCCATTCCAGCCGCACGGGATCTGAAGAATATAACGACAAACTTTCCCTGGAACGGGCAAAAAGCGTTCAGGCCCTTTTACAAAAATATTTTCCTGAAGTGTTTCAACGCTCCGAAATCGTCGGCAAGGGATTCAGCGAAAATATCGTTGGAACCGGCACGGACGATGACAGCGACGCGCTGGATCGCCGTGTTGAGTTGTTCGTTGTTGAGTGTAAATAA
- a CDS encoding cupin domain-containing protein, giving the protein MMPKNMLRNIPDVLPEELVEVLQTGNGVKIERIVSRGHASPKGFWYDQERHEWVLVLKGSAGILWEGQPDPIVLGKGDYLNIPAHTRHRVEWTDSKQETVWLAIYY; this is encoded by the coding sequence ATGATGCCGAAAAACATGTTGCGAAATATTCCGGATGTTTTGCCCGAGGAACTGGTTGAAGTGCTTCAAACGGGCAATGGTGTTAAAATTGAACGGATTGTGTCAAGGGGACACGCTTCGCCCAAAGGGTTCTGGTATGACCAGGAACGTCATGAATGGGTTCTGGTTCTGAAAGGCAGCGCCGGTATTTTGTGGGAAGGCCAACCAGATCCGATTGTCTTAGGGAAGGGGGATTATCTGAATATACCGGCGCATACGCGACACCGGGTCGAATGGACCGATTCCAAGCAGGAGACGGTATGGCTGGCGATTTATTATTAA
- a CDS encoding MoxR family ATPase: MQSEFESIVDNIGKVVLGKEPQIRLALTCLFSGGHLLIEDRPGIGKTMLAKVLSRCLNLKFRRIQCTNDMLPGDILGISVFDRNSSAFIFHPGPIFTQVLLADEINRATPKTQSALLEAMEERQVTIDGKTRPLEDPFFVIATQNPLEQSGTFPLPESQLDRFLMRIDLGYPDRKAEKRLLQHGETKDILANMTPCLQSAGVSEIQEKIKQVHHSDALLEYVQNVLDFTRTSPHFHMGLSPRAGLAVLRAAATWAFLDGRDHTLPEDVQHILPWVAGHRLRSSEDLMEYPRGRLISLIKSVPIP, from the coding sequence ATGCAAAGCGAATTTGAATCAATCGTTGACAACATCGGCAAGGTGGTTTTGGGAAAAGAGCCCCAGATTCGATTGGCGCTTACCTGTTTGTTTTCAGGCGGGCACCTGCTGATCGAAGACCGCCCGGGGATTGGAAAAACGATGTTGGCCAAAGTGTTGTCCAGATGCCTGAATCTCAAATTCAGGCGCATCCAGTGCACCAACGACATGCTGCCCGGCGACATTTTAGGGATTTCCGTGTTCGACCGCAACAGCAGCGCTTTTATTTTTCATCCGGGACCGATATTTACCCAGGTGTTGCTTGCCGATGAAATCAACCGGGCGACGCCGAAAACCCAGAGCGCTCTTCTGGAAGCCATGGAAGAGCGGCAGGTGACCATTGACGGAAAGACCCGTCCGTTGGAAGATCCCTTCTTTGTGATCGCCACCCAAAATCCCCTTGAGCAATCGGGAACCTTTCCGCTGCCGGAGTCCCAACTCGATCGGTTTCTGATGCGAATTGACCTGGGGTATCCGGACCGCAAAGCAGAAAAAAGACTGCTGCAACATGGAGAGACGAAAGATATCCTTGCCAATATGACGCCCTGTTTGCAATCCGCGGGCGTCTCTGAAATCCAGGAAAAAATAAAACAGGTTCACCATTCCGATGCCCTGCTGGAGTATGTTCAGAACGTATTGGACTTTACGCGGACATCGCCCCATTTTCATATGGGGCTTTCGCCCCGGGCCGGACTTGCCGTTTTAAGGGCGGCCGCAACATGGGCGTTTCTGGACGGCCGGGACCATACCCTGCCGGAAGATGTGCAGCATATCCTGCCCTGGGTTGCCGGGCACCGGTTGCGTTCCAGTGAAGACCTCATGGAATATCCACGGGGCCGGCTGATTTCTCTGATAAAAAGCGTACCCATACCCTGA
- a CDS encoding DUF296 domain-containing protein, with the protein MFPDETGRPILHMHMACGRKGKTVTGCVRSGVKTWQVMEVILLELVDTRGVRLPDPVTGFKLLAP; encoded by the coding sequence ATCTTTCCGGATGAAACCGGCCGGCCGATCCTGCATATGCATATGGCCTGCGGCCGAAAAGGAAAAACCGTTACCGGCTGCGTCCGGTCGGGTGTTAAAACCTGGCAGGTGATGGAAGTCATCCTGCTGGAGCTGGTTGACACCCGGGGGGTTCGTTTGCCGGATCCGGTCACGGGGTTTAAGCTGCTGGCGCCTTAG
- a CDS encoding N-acyl homoserine lactonase family protein yields the protein MQAFEIYALKYAGPFTSSGAFLMWMKDWDRTEERNCYLWCIKGPETTVVVDAGVPPQLAASKKMNGYTNPEEMLDRIGVKAETVRHVILTHIHWDHAAGVSLFPQAKIYLQEKEYRFWIKDKIATRPAFRFYTDDAANLHLASLEKTERLVLLDGDREILPGMECLLAPGHSVALQAVAVNTSKGTAVLGSDSAHVFRNFKEDWPSALIIDLVGWMQTYDKLRARAASADLLFPGHDPLMTRNYPLVAEGVTRLV from the coding sequence ATGCAAGCTTTTGAGATCTATGCCTTGAAATATGCAGGCCCATTTACCAGTTCGGGGGCATTTCTGATGTGGATGAAGGACTGGGACCGGACGGAAGAACGAAATTGTTATTTGTGGTGCATCAAAGGGCCGGAAACGACGGTGGTTGTTGATGCCGGCGTTCCCCCGCAGCTGGCCGCATCAAAGAAAATGAACGGCTATACCAATCCGGAAGAAATGCTCGACCGGATCGGCGTTAAGGCTGAAACCGTCCGGCATGTTATCCTGACCCATATCCATTGGGATCATGCTGCCGGGGTAAGCCTGTTTCCGCAGGCAAAAATTTATCTGCAGGAAAAAGAATATCGTTTCTGGATTAAAGACAAAATAGCGACTCGGCCGGCATTCAGGTTTTACACCGATGATGCCGCCAATTTGCATTTGGCGTCTCTTGAAAAAACGGAACGGCTGGTTCTTCTGGATGGAGACCGGGAGATCCTGCCGGGGATGGAATGCCTATTGGCGCCGGGTCATAGCGTGGCGTTGCAGGCGGTGGCGGTGAATACGTCGAAGGGGACGGCCGTGCTCGGTTCGGACAGCGCCCATGTTTTTAGAAATTTTAAGGAGGATTGGCCCAGCGCATTGATCATCGACCTGGTGGGATGGATGCAAACCTACGATAAACTGCGGGCCAGGGCGGCTTCAGCCGATCTGCTCTTTCCCGGTCATGACCCCCTGATGACCCGGAATTATCCCCTGGTGGCGGAGGGGGTGACCCGTCTGGTGTAA
- a CDS encoding DUF3147 family protein: MNFFVKLLISNAVIILCTQIGKRFPSLGGLIATMPLTGLIVLIWLFTDNPEDYGLMKNYTRGAVWGTLPSILFFAVALLCFSRQLPLATVLTASFGVWLTGAAVHQLFLR, from the coding sequence ATGAATTTTTTTGTCAAGCTGCTGATCAGCAATGCCGTCATTATTTTATGTACCCAGATCGGCAAGCGCTTTCCCTCGCTGGGGGGATTGATTGCCACCATGCCGCTGACCGGCCTGATTGTACTCATATGGCTCTTCACCGACAACCCGGAAGATTACGGCCTTATGAAAAACTATACCCGGGGAGCTGTGTGGGGGACGCTGCCCAGCATCCTGTTTTTTGCGGTGGCGCTCCTTTGTTTCAGCAGGCAATTGCCACTGGCGACGGTGCTTACAGCCAGTTTCGGCGTCTGGCTGACCGGCGCTGCGGTCCACCAGTTGTTTTTGAGATAA
- a CDS encoding universal stress protein, with protein sequence MPNYPLLFKPFDIPPLRLKNRITTAPLFTMYAQRDGSVGELILEHYSELAKGGVAMVVVGNVAVDPGGLLARHSLRADSDRFISGLSRLAETIKKENVAAVLQINHGGRFARGDRLLAPSAVALSDISLGGIYRSALKSLDFQQQWSIVSELIQHRPERIRVMTKSDIRRIMTAYVGAAVRAQKAGFDMVEIHGGTGYLPVQFLSPRTNKRMDRYGGDLENRMRFPLELVRAVKDAVGSAFPVGYRFQADEWLPNGFGLDEAKIFAQRLSELPAAYLSVTGGTYESFADKEIMEKSHQPCYMVHLARAIKQCVAVPVIASGRIVTPDLAETVLREDKADLIGLARPLFADPLWPLKAKAGQPEAINACSDCGTCFQFLVLNQPVRCAQWEKDKRIHRQRMIRNTLKPPQKILIALDGSDNSAMGAVYAGDMLAGRSDVLITLLHIRTEESDRNEQEVRKIMEISRAVLIKAGIPAEAISVQFRDKRTGIARDVLDEIEAGDYGTVIVGRRGLSRAKQFLFGSVSNKIVHNTRDCTVWVVD encoded by the coding sequence ATGCCCAACTATCCCCTCCTATTCAAGCCTTTTGATATTCCGCCGCTGCGACTTAAAAACAGGATTACCACGGCCCCGCTGTTTACGATGTACGCCCAACGGGACGGCAGTGTCGGCGAATTGATCCTGGAACATTACAGCGAACTGGCCAAAGGCGGTGTTGCCATGGTGGTGGTGGGCAATGTGGCTGTTGACCCCGGCGGGCTATTGGCCCGGCATTCGCTGCGGGCCGACAGCGACCGGTTTATCTCCGGATTATCGCGACTGGCCGAAACCATAAAGAAAGAAAATGTTGCGGCGGTGCTCCAGATCAATCACGGTGGTCGGTTCGCCCGCGGTGACAGACTGTTAGCGCCGTCGGCGGTTGCGTTGAGCGATATCAGCCTTGGCGGCATATACCGCTCAGCTTTGAAGTCGCTGGATTTCCAACAGCAGTGGTCGATTGTTTCGGAATTGATCCAACATCGTCCGGAACGGATACGGGTGATGACGAAGTCCGATATCCGCCGTATCATGACCGCGTATGTCGGCGCAGCGGTTCGGGCCCAAAAAGCCGGTTTCGATATGGTGGAAATACATGGCGGCACGGGTTATCTGCCGGTTCAGTTTCTGTCCCCCAGAACGAATAAACGTATGGATCGATACGGCGGAGATTTGGAAAACCGGATGCGTTTTCCGCTGGAACTTGTCCGGGCGGTCAAGGATGCCGTCGGGTCTGCCTTTCCCGTGGGCTACCGATTCCAGGCGGACGAATGGCTTCCAAACGGGTTCGGACTCGACGAAGCCAAAATTTTTGCCCAAAGGCTTTCCGAATTGCCGGCGGCTTATCTTTCCGTGACCGGCGGCACCTACGAATCCTTTGCCGACAAAGAAATAATGGAAAAATCCCACCAGCCGTGCTACATGGTACACTTGGCCCGGGCGATCAAACAATGTGTTGCGGTCCCGGTCATTGCCAGCGGCCGCATCGTAACACCGGATCTGGCAGAGACGGTTTTGCGCGAAGATAAAGCGGATCTGATCGGGCTGGCCCGGCCCCTGTTTGCCGATCCGCTCTGGCCGCTTAAGGCAAAAGCGGGGCAGCCGGAGGCAATCAACGCGTGCAGCGACTGCGGGACGTGCTTTCAGTTTTTAGTTCTAAATCAGCCGGTTCGCTGCGCCCAGTGGGAAAAAGATAAGCGGATCCATAGGCAGCGTATGATCAGAAATACCCTCAAGCCCCCCCAAAAAATACTCATTGCCCTGGACGGATCGGATAATTCCGCCATGGGCGCGGTATATGCCGGCGATATGCTGGCGGGGCGCAGCGATGTGTTGATAACCCTGCTGCATATCCGAACCGAAGAGTCGGACCGGAACGAACAAGAGGTCCGAAAGATAATGGAAATCTCCCGGGCCGTCCTGATAAAGGCCGGCATTCCCGCGGAAGCGATTTCGGTTCAGTTCCGCGATAAAAGAACGGGTATCGCCCGGGATGTCTTGGATGAAATCGAAGCAGGGGACTATGGGACCGTTATCGTCGGGCGGCGGGGCCTTTCCCGCGCAAAGCAGTTCCTTTTCGGAAGCGTGTCGAACAAGATCGTGCACAATACCAGGGACTGCACCGTCTGGGTGGTCGACTGA
- a CDS encoding DUF58 domain-containing protein: protein MQAYTIRGKGIRFRPTGYGVLFGVVVAAMTLGSVNYNNNLGLLLAFLLGAMAMASLLYTYKNITGLQILSMAARPVFAGETAVYELQVCAEALPNRSILFSFKQSEETCQDMITRLPRRLSLRIPADQRGWHNPGALRVETRYPFGLFRSIMDISLNIHCLVYPKPISDSFSTAQNYALSGSEGGKELSGMDDFKGLQPYLPGEPVEHIYWKAFSRGQGLQIKQFVEPAGTVIVFDWNSIKSADVEHKLSRLCDAVLKAHRFNLFYGLNLPGKSIPPDVGNTHRRNCLKALALFQTSVSPDIS from the coding sequence ATGCAAGCATATACCATCCGCGGAAAAGGAATTCGATTCCGCCCCACCGGCTATGGCGTTCTTTTTGGCGTCGTGGTGGCCGCCATGACGCTGGGTTCGGTGAATTACAACAATAACCTGGGGCTGCTGCTGGCCTTTTTGCTGGGCGCCATGGCCATGGCCTCTTTACTCTATACCTACAAAAATATCACGGGCCTTCAAATTCTATCAATGGCCGCCCGGCCGGTATTTGCCGGAGAAACCGCTGTGTATGAATTGCAGGTTTGTGCCGAAGCGCTCCCCAACCGGTCGATCTTGTTTTCATTTAAGCAATCCGAGGAAACCTGTCAGGATATGATTACCCGTTTGCCCCGGCGCTTGTCCCTCCGCATTCCGGCAGATCAACGGGGCTGGCATAACCCCGGAGCCTTGCGGGTTGAAACCCGATACCCGTTCGGCCTTTTCCGGTCGATCATGGATATATCGCTCAATATCCATTGCCTGGTGTATCCCAAACCTATTTCAGATTCTTTCAGCACGGCTCAGAATTACGCTTTATCCGGAAGCGAAGGGGGGAAGGAGCTTTCGGGGATGGATGATTTCAAGGGACTGCAACCCTACCTGCCCGGAGAGCCGGTGGAGCATATTTATTGGAAAGCCTTTTCAAGAGGGCAGGGACTCCAGATTAAACAATTTGTCGAACCTGCCGGCACGGTGATTGTTTTTGACTGGAATTCAATCAAAAGCGCCGATGTTGAGCATAAACTCTCCCGGTTGTGTGATGCCGTACTGAAAGCCCATCGGTTCAACCTGTTTTACGGGCTTAACCTGCCGGGAAAATCGATTCCACCCGATGTCGGCAACACCCATCGCCGGAACTGTCTCAAAGCGCTGGCGCTGTTCCAAACATCCGTTAGCCCGGATATTTCATGA
- a CDS encoding DUF2784 domain-containing protein — translation MLFYRIMADGILLIHFAFVLFVVAGGILAYYRPRLALVHLPCVAWGALVEFYGWICPLTPLENYLRHQGAAGGYDESFLAHYLISVLYLQGLTPRIQVALGVIVMGINALLYGWVLYRLKK, via the coding sequence ATGCTATTTTACCGGATCATGGCCGACGGGATTTTGCTGATTCACTTTGCGTTTGTGCTGTTCGTGGTGGCAGGCGGGATACTGGCATATTACCGCCCAAGACTGGCGCTGGTTCACCTGCCGTGTGTGGCCTGGGGGGCCCTGGTAGAGTTTTACGGGTGGATATGTCCGCTGACGCCCCTGGAGAATTACCTGAGACATCAGGGCGCTGCAGGCGGTTATGATGAAAGTTTTTTGGCGCATTATCTCATCTCGGTTCTCTATCTCCAGGGGCTGACGCCGAGGATTCAGGTTGCGCTGGGGGTGATTGTTATGGGAATCAATGCGCTGCTTTACGGATGGGTGTTATACCGGCTAAAAAAATAA